The sequence aattttaaaccAATGTAAGTGTTAATTTGTTTACCCTAGAGTCTATTTATTTGGCTTACAagatacaatttttaaaatatcattatttttcttgatacAACTTATTCAAATCtccaattcaaaaaaaaaaaaaaacctcatccaAATCTATGAGCTATACTTTTCAAAATATGCCTACTaggccaaaaaaatttaaaagattataagaaataaaattttttcatgaTAAAATTAGGTACTATGCCTTAGATACAGATACAGTAAATTagattttcttaattaaatttaaatatttagttttattgacttcttctaaaaaaaaaaagtagttgtattgactatttttattttgaggtgAGCAATATCCTTTCTAAATACAATTAAATCCAAAATATtcaagtatttgaatttaattaaaaatacccAATGTATCCCATCTAGGGAgtgtatttaagttttattcttaattttgaGATTACCTTTTTGGGTTTTATAAGTTTTGCATTTCATTTGGGTTTGCGCGTATTTGTTTTTTCAAGAAAGTAAAATGTAGGAGGGTAGTTGGGTAAATACACCCATGCATTCTCCTGAAAACACCACAAACAATCATCCTATATAAGTCCCTCCACACTTGttttcacttctctctctcagatttcttctttcaataaaaaaaaaaaacacttcaaaaccaataaaaatcaGTCTTTTTTTCCATACCCATATGCTTTaacacacacaaagaaaaaccaaaaaaaaaaaaaatcaaagttttgGAAATCCAATCATACCCAACATACTACTGATCATCCTCTATCTATAGTACTACTCTATTCACAATCTTCTGGGGGTTCAAGATGCAAGGATTTCCAGAGAGAGGTGGGCCTGGGCCGGGACCCGGGCCCAATGATTTGGCCCATCTTCAGGCCACCATGCACACCATTGAACTCGCCTGCGCTTCCATTCAGGTCCTCCCCCCATTAATCCATCTCTTTGTTGCTTTGCTTCAATTCCATTCTGCCAAACAAGGGTTAATTCTTTGTGGGTTTCTCTGTTTCTTGGAAAAATGTTAAGTGTGTAACTGTGTTATgtgtttgttgttattgttattattttgttttgtttttttgttaaacagtaatttttacaacaatttcacaacaaattcatTTTAAGTGGCAAAGTTGCTATCGGTGGGTAAAAAGTGATATTCATGGTAGGCCCATTTTAGAACCGGTAACAAATTACCCACAgggatttgttatgaaaatgttgtgcacgtagcatttcttttataaatgtgaatcattttcatttcatttcttttagtGATGCAAAGGCATGTACACGGTACACAATCACTAACTCATATTAGTTACCTTGTTTATATAGATGCATATCAATCCAGCAGCAGCCGAGGCAACGATATTGTCGCTATGCCAGTCTCCTCAGCCATATAAGGCATGCCAATTTATTCTTGGTAAGTTAATGTCATGGATGTTTCGATATATGCTCAACAAAATGTTTATTTTCCTATCAAGTGGTTATGTAAATTAGTGTTGGTGGGAGTGTTATGAGGACTTAATAACAAATGCATTATAAATTAGTTATGTAAATTAGTGTTGGTTGGGGCGTGAGGCGCACTTAACAACAAATGCCTCGTGGAGCTTAGGTGCACACACGGCCTGATTGAAGTAGTGtgcaatacttttttaattttatttgaaatttggtaaattagaaaaaaagattattaatGGACAATATTGCAATCAAATGATAAACtaatcatataaaaattaaacatggtATCTAATATATAATTCTCTTATCCTCTGGAAAATATGCATGACTATGATATTTAATAGTCATGATTAGAATAAGTGTGTGATTGGCATCgacttatttagttttttgctgaaagtgagctaaagtatacttgtacttTGAAAATGTAAGGTTTTAAAAAGCTATACATCTGCAAAAAAAGGCTAAAAGCTACAAGCAAAAGCTCTACACAAACAGAAGCTAAGTACATCATGGAATTAAAATAtacccaaaaggaaaaatataaaaaagcacTACAATGGTAAGTGGTATTTTATATGCCTAAAATAGGCAATGCAATGCAATCCTAAAGTATGTAATTATTATCCACATTAAGCATAAGACCTTCATCATTGTCATTGCAAGATTTGTAACCCTCATCTATTTAATCTAAATTAATAGCTGGAGCTCCTAAAGAGTATGTTGTGACTAGGACTTCAACTTTTTGCACCCATCGTGATCTCCCCCTTGATTTCATGTTGAGtctttcttcttcaactccAGCAGCTCTAGCAACATTACCCTATGTCAAGTAATCATCATCAAACACAAAATCCATCTTCAGCGTGTTCAttgggttcttcttcttccccttcTTCTATTGTCATTGTCAGCCACTCATTGCTGTCATCTACATGTTTCAAAGAAATAAGACAGTGTGgtcccttttattttattttttttctctattcttttggAATTTGTATTGTGTGATATTCATTTATTGTCCCAGTCAACCGCTCATTGCCATTATATACAATCTTGGCACCCCTAAAAATAAGAGGTGGGCCCTTAAAAATGTGCTGGGCCAATGCACCCAGTCCCTACCCCAAAGGCCCAATGTActccatatttttattttttatgtttatgaatTATGAGTTCAATTTATAAACGTATAACACATGGAATTATGGAAATGTTTTTTCATTTgcttaaattttcaattgtttatCAATGTTTGATTCagacttaaaatgataaattgaaaattatgcTTAAAGAAATTGCCAATTATATGTATAATAGATTGATATTGCTTGAAGGAATAAggggcatttaaaaaaaaaaaaaagaattaagagTGGGTGCTGTTGTATGTGTCGTTGTAGTGGGAGACCGTGGAGCATCTTTTGTTAGATTGTAATGTTGAGTTCAAGCTGTGTTTGTTTTTCGCACCTTTGGACTTCTGTGGGTGCTGCCTGGAATGGTCAatggtctttttttttggatggtggaattggttAGGCAAGCATTATTCACATATTTGGAATATGGTTCTGTTATGTTTGATGTGGACACTATGGTGGGAATGTAACTGTTGTACATTTAGATTGTTGCGTGATTGGTCCTGGGTGTGGGGTTTTACTAATTGTAATTCCATTCCTGAGTTTTTAGAATCATTGTCCTCCTGTAAATGACATCTCATAATTCTCTCGACTCCTTTGTGTATATTTCCATGTACATGAAGTAACCTCGTTCAATAAAATGATTattacctatataaaaaaaattggtaatagactttttttttatgttcactATAATTTAGGAAGATGATAGATACTTTTTTTATATggtattttatgatttttttacttactcttttattataaaattaagattttatcgtacttccctttttctcttcaataaatttattcataaaaaaaaatttggaacacAGATTTTTTGACcaataatgaaatatttcattGACCAAAAAAGATTTGGAATACACACACCTTCCCTTTATGGATCTCACTCAAAAATCCTGCCTAGGGTGGTGTTAGATCATTGCCTATTATTGATTGAAGCACGATGGATGCAAAGGGGTAGAAGTGcattcaaatttgaaaacatgTTGATTATGTTTTGTATTTTAACTGTCAAGTTCTCTATTCTGATTAATGTACCCCATCTGATTTCTTTGGGAGCTCTAGGGGAGTTCACCAAGGTGATCCTCTCTCCccgtttttgtttgatatttttatggAGACTTTGAGTCGTATGTGGATGTGGCTGCCACAGCGGGTTAGTTCTCGGGCTTCTCAGTTGGTAATTCGGTTGGTTCTTTATTGATGGTGTCTCATCTCTTGTTTGTGGATGACACTCTTATCTTTTGTGATGTGGATCCTAGGCAAATTGCagttttgcgtgggatcctctCCAAGTCTGAGGAGGTGTCAGggttaaaaattaatttggggAAGTCGGAATTAGTACCAATTGGGGATGTGCATAATATGCAGGATTTAGTGGGCATGTTGGGTTGTAGGCAATCTTCACTTCCTCTGAAATATTTGGGTCTTCCCTTGGGTGCCACTTTTAAAGAGAGGACAGTATGAAATCCTATTTTGGAGGAGGTGGAGCACAGATTAGCTGGATGGAAGAGATTGTATCTATCCAAGGGGGGTAAGCTAACTCTTATAAAAAGTACTCTCTCTAGTTTGCCTACGTatctcctctctcttctccctATTCCAGCGAAGGTGGCTAATCGCATGGAGAAATAACAAAGAGATTTTCTTTGGAGTGGTATTAGTGACGATCCAAAAAGACCTCTAGTGAAATAGTCTAAGCTTTGTAAGCCAGTGCAGTATGGCGGGTTAGGTATTCGGTGTTTGAGAAGGTTTAATTTTGCGTTGTTAGGCAAATGGTTGTGGAGATATGGAACGGAGAGGGGTGCCCTTTGGAGGATATAGAGGTGAAATATGGGAATGAATGGGGTGGTTGGTGCATGAAACTTGTGACAAGGGTAGGGTGTATGGTGTTAGTCTGTGGAAATTTATTAGAAGCAATTGGTTGAACTTTTCTAAATTCCTTTGATATGATGTGGGAGATGGTACTTGTGTGAAGTTTTGGGAGGATGTGTGGTGTGAGGATTGTTTTCTTAAGGAGgcttttccaaaattttattgcatTAGTTAGGCACAAGATTTTGCCATTGCGGAGGTCATGTAGTTCTCTAAGAGGTGACTACTTTGGGATATACAGTATTGTTTTCCCGTGCACGATTGGGAATTAGAATCCTTGACTTTGTTTATGGATTTGGACTATTCCATGAATGTGCGGGGTATTGGATCTGACAAAGTTTGTTGGAAGCTAGCTATGAGTAGAGGCTTTGAGATGCGAGGttattatcattttctttaCCCTACTTTTGTCATATCTTTTCCTTAGAAAATGGTGTGGCTATCGAAGGTTCCTCCTAgagtagctttcttttcttggtttGTCTCTTTACGTAAGATTCTTACTATATATAATCTTCGAAATAGGCATATTCTAGTTCTtgattggtgctatatgtgtaagagTCGTGGGGAATCGGTAgatcatcttcttcatcattgcCTTATAGCTTATGAGTTGTGGACTATGATCTTGTGTTTGTTTGGTATTTATTGGACTATGCCGCATAGGGTTATTGAGCTATTAGCTTCATGGCAAGGAAAGTTTAGTTGGCATTGAAATATAGCTATTTGGAGGTTTGTACCgcactgtttgatgtggtgtatttggagagAACGAAATGCTAGATGCTTTAAAGGCTGTGAACGGTCTATTCTCTAGCTTAaggcttttttcttttaaactctCCTTGAATGGAGTTTAGTGTTGCCAACATATTCATGTTATTCCTTCCTggcttttttcctttttaataaaagtttttttgttatctatccaaaaaaaaaaaaaaaaatttgaaaacatgtggTTGAGAGAGAGGAGGGTTTTGTGGATAAAGTTCATTAGTGGTGGAATGGGTATTTATTCTCTAGGACCCTTGGTTATGTATTAGCTTGAAAATTAAATGCattgaaagaaaatttgaagCAATGTAACAAACAGGAGTTTGGGGATAttgattttaagaaaaagagcTTGTTGATCAACCCTTTCATTTGGCTTTCCCAAGGTTGTATGGTATTGCCTTTGATAAGGGGGTTTCTGTAGAAGCTTCTTTGTCTAGGCAGGGGGCGGAGGAGAGAAGAATTTGGGATGTTCGTTTTATTAGAGAATTTGaggattgggagatggatgaagggctgcatTTCCTTCGTTTATTGGGAGCTAATACTCCTCCAATGGATGTTGGAGACCGGATGAGATGGAAGTTAAAGCCTAATGGGGAATTTGACGTCCGGTCATTCTATAACAAATTAAGGGATTCTCCCTCAAttgtctttccttggaaagctataTGGAGAGCAAAGACCCCTAGatgagtttctttctttgtttggtgtgcagcttggaataagatcctaatgGGTGATAActtgagattgaggagattggattttgtggattggtgcattatgtgccgtcacTGTGGAGAGATGGTAGACCACTTACTGCTTTATTGTGAGTTGGCTTATTGGTTATGGAGCTTTGCCTTTAGAACTTTTGGATTGTCTTGGGTTAATCCTAGATCGATTCCTGATGCGCTTTTTggctggtggaattggttggggaagcactCGTCTTagatttggaatttagttccgTTCGGCATCCTATGGTGTGTTTGGAAGGAGCGGAATCGGCaaacttttgaggatttggatagcactggtgatcagttgcttgcttcttttagtgatactctttttgattggtttgGGGCTTAGAGACTCACGACTAGTGActctctcccttcttttcttagcTCACTTTCTCTTTTGTAATCCTCTTGTTTTTTCATGGTTTGTTCTATGTTCTTCATGCATAGAGTAGCCTTtcgtatatatattattcttacttatcaaaaaaaaaaaaaaagagcttgtTGAGTGAGCCTGAGGTTGATtgaatgagaaaaaaagaacaagataaACCCTAGGCAATCACACTGAGGAAGGAGAATACAATCATGCCTAGGAAGGAAAAGGCAATCATTCACTCaaacttattaataaaaaaataaaatataaaaggttAGTAGAAACCTTTATATAAGTTGTTCCTAGTCCactcatcaaaagaaaaaagtataagTTGTTCCTAGTCTGTCTCTAACAAAGACAAGGATtcccaaacaaaaaggaaagagaagtaCTAAACTAAGTACCAAAAGAGTGAAAAGAACAGAAAAGGattccaaaatttgaaataagaCGGATGGTCCTCTGGTACAGCCCATTCTAGAACATTTGGAAATTACCACATTACCTTGTCTTAagtaaaacttaattaaaactcAACTAACAGCAATGTAgccaagaaaaagaacaaaataagaATGTATTTAGCTTAGACCAGCTAAGAAATGCCCCAAGAGACTCTCCATCATCCGAAAAATCTCACATTAATGCTTGAGCGCTAGAACCAGCCTTTCCTTGTGTCTTAGAAGTCTTCATAGGGGGCTACCTTTGATGTTTCTCATCAAGAGAAATCAGTAGGGTATGTACACCTGCTAAGAGCAAGGGTTTTGAGGTAAGCAATTACTATTAGGCTTTGTTGGGTGTATGTACTCAATCCTTCCCTCCCTTGGAGAAGTATTTGGAAGCAAAAGGTTCCTTCCAGAGTTGCAATTTTTGTTTGGACTACAGCTTTATGAATGATCTTGACTATTGATAATTTACGTAAGAAGAAGGTGTTGATTCtagattggtgttatatgtgcaaaagTAAGGGAGAATCGGTAGACCATCTTTTACTATATTGTCCTATTGTTTATGAGTTGTGGTCTATGGTGTTCACCTTGTTTGGTATCCACTGGGCGATGCCAAAGATTGTAGTTGAGCTCCTTGCTTGTTGTTAAGGAAATTTTGGTCACCATCGTAATGGTGTTATTTGGATGGCTGTCCCCATTatttgatgtggtgcatttggcggGAGAGAAACAATCGGTGTTTTGAAGATTCTAAAAGGACTATAGCTGAtttaaaacttttcttctttaaaactctATCGGATTGGATGTCTATCATAGGAAGTCATTCTATTTCTTCAGTCTATGATTTGATGGATGCTTgtaatttatgtatttgattATGTTGGTCCCTAGCAGTATACTTCCTGTACACTCAGGTGACTCATTATTAAGttcttaaataaaatttcctttactttgaaaaaaagagaaaagaaaaaagagaaatcaaTAGGGTATGCTTCAATGGTTTGATTCTTATAATATGCAAAACCTTTGTTTGCCGCGCAACTTGCTTTAATAACagtttttttgacaaattaggTTATAGTGCCCATCTTTCCTGCTGATAGTTGTTTTGTCTATCCAGAGAATTCTCAGGTGCCTGATGCTAGGTTTCAAGCTGCTGCAGCAATTCGTGATGCAGCTATCAGGGAATGGGGTTTCCTCACAGCTGATGACAGGAGAAGCTTGCTTAGGTTGACTTACATgctgttatttttattatcctTGTAGCATTTCTCATCACTACCGATAACATTATTTCTTTCTAACAGACCTTAGTCATTCTTCTAGTGATGGCTATGTTAATTAGTTTTGTTGCAACATCGAACTTCCTTTATCATCCACTAAATAAGTATATTTTGCTTGCAGTTTTTGTCTCTCCTTTGTTATGCAACATGCTAGTTCAAAGGAGGGCTTTGTCCTGGCAAAGGTTTCTTCTGTGGCTGCTCAATTGATGAAAAGGGGCTGGTAAGTTGTGCATGATCTAATATGTAACCTACTAACAGAGCCTGTAAAACAAGTGTATggccttccttttctttttgttctacTTTTTGCTAGGAGGCATATGAATGCAGTCCTTGTTGGCAGCAGGTCCATCTTATCTTATGATATTGCCACCTTATGTTACATGGATGTTGACCATTTCCCTAACCCTAAATATGTGACATGAGTTTCCATTCTTCATGTAATgctctattatttattttgtgtttgatgaAAATGGTCTGATCCAGGCCTAGTTTCTGCTTTCTATGTGGATCACAAGCAAATTTGTGAGACCTATTGCCATCTGGATTGAGTTTGATGAAAATGCTTTGTACTGGTACTTAAATTATTCAAGTGCATAAATGCAAATTTTACCAGCCTTTGTTGCATTTTTGTATTTCATTATACCTGGGAGTAACATTGAATTTACAATTGCTTTGATTTCCTGCTTAGTGTCTTATGAGAACAAAATGTTGCTTTTAAATTCAccgtatatatatattttttgtattttgtgtaGGCTTGATACTACAACTGTGGAGAAGGAGGCTTTTTTTAACCAggtataaataattaaatatacataaatacgtgcatatgtgtgtgtgcgtgttg comes from Castanea sativa cultivar Marrone di Chiusa Pesio chromosome 3, ASM4071231v1 and encodes:
- the LOC142628052 gene encoding uncharacterized protein LOC142628052 isoform X6, whose product is MQGFPERGGPGPGPGPNDLAHLQATMHTIELACASIQMHINPAAAEATILSLCQSPQPYKACQFILENSQVPDARFQAAAAIRDAAIREWGFLTADDRRSLLSFCLSFVMQHASSKEGFVLAKVSSVAAQLMKRGWPSFCFLCGSQANL